From a single Kryptolebias marmoratus isolate JLee-2015 linkage group LG6, ASM164957v2, whole genome shotgun sequence genomic region:
- the pdcl3 gene encoding phosducin-like protein 3: protein MQDPNEDTEWNDILRKKGILPPKETPKDDEEEEVALQQQSVVKTYESMTLDELEENEDEFGEDDEAAIEMYRQKRLAEWKATQMKNVFGEMGEISGQDYIKEVNKAGEGIWVVLHLYKQGIPLCTLINQHLSTLARKFPQTKFLKSISTTCIPNYPDRNLPTIFVYFEGEMKAQFIGPLVFGGMNLKVEELEWRLSEAGAVKTDLEENPKKQIEDKLMSSIRSSLPTRKDSDSEDD from the exons atgcag GATCCAAATGAAGACACAGAGTGGAATGATATCCTGAGGAAGAAAGGCATCCTTCCTCCCAAAGAGACTCCTaaagatgatgaagaggaggaagtggCCCTCCAGCAACAGTCTGTTG TTAAGACCTACGAGAGCATGACCCTGGACGAACTTGAGGAGAATGAAGATGAGTTTGGTGAGGATGATGAGGCTGCCATTGAGATGTACAG ACAGAAGCGGCTTGCAGAGTGGAAAGCAACTCAGATGAAGAATGTGTTCGGGGAGATGGGGGAAATTTCTGGTCAGGACTACATCAAGGAGGTCAACAAGGCCGGAGAGGGCATCTGGGTGGTGCTGCATCTCTACAAGCAGGG CATCCCTCTGTGCACCCTTATCAACCAGCACCTGAGCACACTGGCCAGGAAGTTCCCTCAGACCAAGTTCCTGAAGTCCATCTCCACCACCTGCATCCCCAACTACCCCGACCGAAACCTGCCCACCATCTTCGTCTACTTCGAGGGGGAGATGAAGGCCCAGTTCATCGGCCCTCTGGTGTTTGGGGGCATGAACCTCAAAGTTGAAG AGTTGGAGTGGAGATTATCAGAAGCCGGGGCAGTGAAGACCGACCTGGAAGAGAACCCTAAGAAACAAATCGAAGACAAGCTCATGTCATCAATCAGAAGTTCACTTCCTACACGAAAGGACAGCGACTCTGAGGACGATTAA
- the nms gene encoding neuromedin-U isoform X1, producing MSLPTVRQLFVLCLFGVFGFLSTSDASLLDQWEDGRELRKVRGVQSEDLSDVLWRDQNEEQVQNIFKRFLFHYSKARNSVGAVQQESHSVHPLMRLSPKLSQRRKKKVLLLKIRDLPEGML from the exons ATGAGTCTGCCGACGGTGCGACAACTTTTTGTCCTCTGTTTATTCGGGGTTTTTGGATTCTTGAGCACATCAG ATGCCAGTCTTTTAGATCAGTGGGAGGACGGCAGAGAACTGCGAAAG GTGCGAGGCGtccaaagtgaagatttaagTGACGTGTTGTGGAGAGACCAGAATGAG GAGCAAGTccagaacattttcaaaaga tttttgtttcattactcCAAAGCACGCAACTCAGTTGGAGCTGTTCAACAAGAG TCTCACTCAGTTCACCCTCTGATGCGACTTTCACCCAAGTTATCccagaggagaaagaaaaaagtgctgCTTCTG AAGATTCGAGATCTGCCAGAGGGGATGTTGTAA
- the nms gene encoding uncharacterized protein nms isoform X2 yields MSLPTVRQLFVLCLFGVFGFLSTSDASLLDQWEDGRELRKVRGVQSEDLSDVLWRDQNEEQVQNIFKRFLFHYSKARNSVGAVQQESHSVHPLMRLSPKLSQRRKKKVLLLI; encoded by the exons ATGAGTCTGCCGACGGTGCGACAACTTTTTGTCCTCTGTTTATTCGGGGTTTTTGGATTCTTGAGCACATCAG ATGCCAGTCTTTTAGATCAGTGGGAGGACGGCAGAGAACTGCGAAAG GTGCGAGGCGtccaaagtgaagatttaagTGACGTGTTGTGGAGAGACCAGAATGAG GAGCAAGTccagaacattttcaaaaga tttttgtttcattactcCAAAGCACGCAACTCAGTTGGAGCTGTTCAACAAGAG TCTCACTCAGTTCACCCTCTGATGCGACTTTCACCCAAGTTATCccagaggagaaagaaaaaagtgctgCTTCTG ATTTAG